From Actinomycetota bacterium:
GAAATTCATATTATTCATAGCCCTCCCATTTACCCAATGGCTATTATACTGCAGTTCCCATATAAAGCTATCCCAGCTCAACGCAGCAGGCCAGAGTATAAGCCCCCTTGACCGCCATAAGAAGCTCTCTCACTCTTTGCGCTTCGTCGATTGTGACCTCCGCGAGATCGCTCAGGACCGCATCCGGATTTGCTTGGATAGATCTCATAACCGCGTAATCATCCAGGTTCAGGTAGCGGCGGGAACTCAATCGGGGATCGGGCAGCAGCATGGTGCTCTTTCCGGCTTGGCGCTTGCCGGTTACCAATACAACCGGCATACCTCGCAGCGCCATTTCGATGCTTCCCGGAAGCTCTCTTTTGTAATACATATCGATCTTCCAATATCGTAATTTACGATATTGCATGTCGTATTTCACGATATTTGATCCAGCCGTTCAAGCAACCACTTTAGCCCCGTGGATCGGGTTCGTATAGGTCATAAGAGGGTGCGGTGAGTTTATAGAGACTGCCATCAAAATGATGTGTTTGTAATGCGAGTATTTGGAACCGTTAATGCTAAGGCGCTCCAGGGTGAAATAGGCTTTTGCAGTAAAAAAGCCCCTCGCCACCTGCAAGAACAAAGGCCAGGATATACCTACCCTGGCCTGCAAATATTCTGGTGAGCCGTCTGGGGATCGAACCCAGGACACCCGGATTAAAAGTCCGGTGCTCTACCGACTGAGCTAACGGCCCACAGACATTATATATCCAGGGGTGGGCAGTAAAAAGCAGGCAATCGCACGTGGCTTCCCGGGTTCGGTCACGCCCGCCAGCAGGTGATATAATCTTGCGGGCGGCAAGGGCTCATGGAGGGAGGCTACAAGCCAGCCCGAGTATATTGATTCGGGAAGCTTACAGGAGGTAGCAGGATGAGGGAAGTAGTGATCGTAGATGCCGTGAGGACGGCGATCGGTAAGAGGAACGGGGCCCTCAGCGGCATCCGGTCGGACGAGCTGCTGGGCAGCCTGCTCAACCATCTCGTCAACGAGCGGGTGGGGATCGATCCCGAACTCATCGAGGACTTCGTCTGCGGATGCGTCACCCAGATCGGCGAGCAGGCCATGGACGTTGGCAGGAACGCGGTGCTCGTAGGCGGCCTGCCCATCTCCATCCCCGGGGTCACCCTCAACCGCCATTGCGGGTCCAGCCAGCAGGCAATCGTCTTTGCGGCCAACACCATCGCCGCCGGCGAGATGGATGTCGTGCTGGCCGGGGGCATCGAGAACATGAGCCGCACCCCCATGGGCTCCGACGGCATGGGCGATCACCTCGCCCACCTGGGGTTCGGCATCGGCCCCAAGCTCTTCGAGCGTTTCGGCGGCATCGTCCCGCAGGGGATGTCGGCGGAGCTCATCGCGGAGAAGTGGGGGCTCAGCCGCACCGAGCTGGACGAGTTCGGCAAGAGGTCCAACGAGCTGGCCATAGCCGCCATGGACGCCGGCCTCTACGACAAGGAGATCATGCCGGTTGAGGTGACCGACGCCGAGGGCAACACCTTCACCTTCGACCGCGACGAGGGGCCGCGCCGGGGAGTGGACCTGGAGAAGATGGCCACCCTGAAGACCCCTTTCAAGCAGGACGGCGTGGTCACGGCTGGGAACTCCAGCCAGATCTCGGACGGCGCCTCCGCGGTGCTGCTCATGAGCATGGATAAATGCAGGGAGTTGGGGCTGACCCCCCGGGCACGCTACGTCTGCACCGCCCTCACCGGCGAGGACCCCATCCTCATGCTCACCGGGCCCATCACCGCCACGCCCAAGGTCCTCGCCAAGGCCGGGCTGACCATGAAGGACATCGACGTCTTCGAGATCAACGAGGCCTTCGCGTCGGTGGTACTGGCATGGGTAAAGGAACTCGATCCGCCGGACCTGGACAAGCTCAACCCCTGGGGCGGCGCCATCGCCAACGGCCATCCCCTGGGGGCCAGCGGCGGCAAGCTCACCTGCACCCTCCTTTCCGAGCTGGAGCACTTCGGCGGGCGCTACGGCCTGCAGTCCATGTGCATGGGGATGGGCATGGGCATCGCCACCATCTACGAAAGGATCTAGGCAGGTTCGAGCCGGGGCCTGGTTGATCTGGGCCCCGGTTCTTTTTCATCTTCCAGATATGCACGCATAGCGTCTCGGGCATGTTGAGATCGCCACGTCGCTACGCTCCTCGCGATGACACGTTTGCGATCACGTCCTCGCGATGACACGATAGATGGGCCGTTACACAGTGTGCGGGTGCTATAATTATCCCGCCATGGAACGCATATTCGAAGCAGGCAGCGTAGCGATAGTCGGAGTCTCCGAGCGACCCGGGAACCTGGGCCTCAACATCCTCCAGAACCTCATCGACTGGGAATACGAGGGCAAGGTATACTGCGTCAACCCCAGGGGAGGGGAGGCGCTGGGATACCCGCTCTACACCTCGGTCTCCGAGCTGCCGGAGGCGGTGGACCTCGCGGTGCTCATCATCCCCGCGCCCGCCGTGCCGGGTGCGGTGGATGAATGTGGCCGCAAAGGCATCACCCGCGTGGCCATCCCCGCCGGGGGGTTCGATGAGTTCGGCGGTGGAGACGGCCTGCGGCTGCGCGACGAACTGGTGCGGGCGGCCCGCCGCCACGGCATACGCTTCGTGGGGCCCAACTGCCTCACGGCCATCAACTCCCACATCGGCCTCTGCCTCCCCTTCGTGCCGGTCCCGGTCGAGATCCCCCGCGGGGGCATCAGCGTCATCGCCCAGAGCGGCGGCATCGGCCTGGATTTCCTCGCGCGCCTCAAGGACGACAACGCCGGCTTCGCCAAGTTCATCAGCGTGGGCAACAAGACCGACCTGGACGAGGTGGACTACCTGGAATACATGGGCCGGGACCCCCGTACCGAGGTCGTATGCATGTACCTGGAGGACGTGGCGCGGGGGAGGGAGCTGCTGCGGGCCGCCCGTGCCGTGGACAAACCCATCCTGGTTTACAAGGCCAACGTGGAGCCGCTCACCCGGGAGAGCGCCCAGTCCCACACCGCCGCCCTCGCCAACGACGACGCGGTGCTGGACGGCGCCTTCCGGCAGGCCGGGATCATCCGCGTACGGCGGCTGGCCCAGCTGGCCGGGTACGCCAAGGCCTTCTCCCTGCCGCCGCTGCGCGGCAACCGTATCGCCCTAGTCTCTCCCACCGGCGGCATCCTGGTGCTGGCCTCCGACCAGTGCGCGCGCCGAGGGTTCGAGTTCCCGCCCCTTCCCCCATCCCTGGTGGAGGACATCAGGTCGCACCTGCGGGCCGGGGTCATCGACATCTCCAACCCCGTGGACCTGGGCGACGTGCACGACGCCGACGCGCGCGCCTATATCATCGACCGCCTCCTGGAACAGGACTTCATCGACGGCGTGATCATGCTTCTCATCTTCCGCATCACCGGGGGGAAGATGATGGCCGGAAACATCCAGGGACTGAACAAGAACATCCTTCCCCAGCTGGGGGAGATGATGAAAAAGCACGACAAACCCATCGTCTTCAGCCTGCTCTCCACCACCGAGGTGCGCACGGAGACGCGCCGCGTCACCGGTTTCCCCATCTTCAACGACGCCGAGGAGGCGGTGGACGCCGCCGCGGTCCTGCGAGACCATACCCTGCGCGCAGGCAAGTGAGGGGGGCTGGCCGGAAGCATGGGAGGCTGGAGTTCATCTGACCGCGGGACCCGCTAGCGGGAAGGGGCAAATTGGACAGGGCGCGCAAGGGCATCTACTACGGCTGGGTGGTGGTGGGCGTAGCCTTCCTGGCCATGTTCGTCAACTACGGCGTGCGTTCCACCCAGACCGTCCTCATCAAGGGCTTCTCGGAGGACCTGGGCATCGGCCGCGCCGCGGCATCCCTGCCCTTCACGGTCAGCGTCCTCGTCTACGCCTTCCTGGCGCCGGTCACCGGCAGGCTGGTGGACCGCTACGGGCCGCGCTGGGTCATGGCGGGAGGGGCGCTCATCTCCGCCTTCGGGCTGTGGATGTGCTCGCGAGCGGGCAGCCTCTGGGTGCTGGCCTTCTTCTTCGGCGTCGTCTTCGGCGTCGGGGGTAACGGTATCGGGCTGGTTCCCTCCAACACCTCGGTGGCGGTGTGGTTCCGCCGCCGCCTGGGGCTGGCCCTCGGCGTGGCCACCATGGGCATAGGCTTCGGGACCATGATCCTGCCGCGCCTCACGGGAGTGGTGCAGTCGTCTTGGGACTGGAGGACCTCCTTCCAGTTCCTGGGATACGTGGCCCTGGCCCTCACCTTCCCCTGCTTATTCCTGCTGCGCGGGGGGAAGGGCGAAGTCGCGGAGGAGGAGGAGCCGGGTGGGGAGGCACACCCCGCTCCGGCCGCTGCCGCGGGCGGGCTCACCATGAGGGAGGCCCTGCGGACACCCTCGTTCTGGCTGCTCTTCACCGGTTTCGTGCTCATCGTCATCGCCCTCTACGGGGTGATGGTGCACCAGGTGCCTTACGCCACCGACCGCGGCGTCAGCAAGAGCTGGGCGGAGTGGTCGATCGTGGTCTACGGCGCCACCTCCATCTGCGGCAGGCTCTTCTTCGGCCGGCTCTCCGACCGCACGCGCGAGAAGAAGAACGCCCTCTATCCCGCCTGCGCCGTCCTCTTCGCCAGCATAACCATGCTCATCTTCGTACGCGAGGCCTGGTCGCTCATGGTCTTCGCGGCGGTGTTCGGCTTCGGCTTCGCGGCATACGGCCCGGTGATCCCCGCGGTGTGCGCGGAGGTCTTCGGGAAGGCCAGCATGGGCGCGATATTCGGGGCGGTCACCACCGGCGGCGCGCTGGGGGGCGCGGCGGGGCCGGTGATCACCGGGTTCATCTTCGACCGTACCGGCAGCTATGTCGGGGCGTGGGTACTGGCCCTCGCCTGCGTCGTGGCTTCCACCGTCCTCTTCGCCCGCGTCCGCATCATCTATCGTTAGATGGGGGTCCGCCCTCCTTCGTCCATGTGATAATATGCGTCAGGATGAAGTAGGTCGAGGAATGGTAGGGTAAGAGCGATGATGCCCGAGATACTGTCCCTGGACATCGGCGATGCCGAGATCCAATATCTCCACTATGCCGGCGATGGTCCGGCGGTCGTCATGCTGCACGCCACCGGTTTCCTGCCCTGGCTCTGGCACCCCATAGCCAGGGAACTGGCGGGGGACTTCCGCGTCGTCGCGCCGTATTTTTGCGACCACAGGGTCTTCGACCCCGAGGAAGGTGGACTCAGCTGGCTCCTCCTGGCCAGCGACCTGACGGCCCTCATCGCGGGTCTGGGGCTCACGGCGCCCGGCATCGTCGGGCACTCCATGGGGGCGACCGTGGCCTCGATGGCGGAGGCGCTCCGGGGGCCGCTGGCATCGCGTATGCTCCTCATCGAGCCCATCCTGCTCCCCTCGGGCTTCTACGAGGTCGACCTGACGGTGGAGCAACATCCCCTGGCCTCGAAATCGGTCCGGCGCCGCAACAGTTGGCGTGATGGGGAAGAGGCCAGGGAGTATCTGCTCGGGAAGGACCTCTTCAAGAACTGGGACCCGGAGATGCTGGACCTCTATCTGCAGCACGGCCTGAGTGAAGCCACGGGTGGAAAGCTCACCCTCGCTTGCAGCCCCGGGAGAGAAGCGGCTCTGTTCATGGGGGGAATGGTTCAGGACCCCTGGCCGCTCCTGGAGAAGATCTCCTGCCCCGTCCTGCTGGTCGAGGGCGAGAGGAGCGAGAACCGGCTGGTGATCGACCTCGGGCGCGCGGCGTCCGTTATGCCCGATGCGGACCTGAAGCAGGTCTCGGGGGCCGGGCACCTCGTGCCCATGGAGAAGCCGGAAGAGACGCTCGCTCTGATCCGCGGCTTCTTCCGGTGATCCGGTTCCGGCAGCACCGCGGGCGCGGGTCAGAGGAAATCCAGGGGGTCGATGCCCAACGCCTCGGGGTGGAGGGCCTCCAGGATGGCCTCGCCCGTCTCCCCGATCTTGTCCTTTAGGTAGACCAGGTCTACGATGCGCGGCTCCACCTCACCACCGTCCGGGTCGCGTATCACCTTCACCCGCGGCCACATGGCGTCGCTCTCACCCGGCTCGTAGATCACCCCCACCTCTCCGGTGGCCAGGCGCACCAGGGTCCCCACCGGGAACATCCCCATCATGTCGATGAACACCTTGACCATGAGGGGGTCGAAGACCGCGTTCATGTCCTTGACCAGCACCCGCATGGCCTGGTCCGGCGTGCGCGCCTTCTGGTACGGCCGGGACGAGGTCATGGCGTCGTACACGTCGCACACCTCCACGATGCGCGAGAAGAGGCCGATGCGCTCCTTGTTGCTGACCTTCGGATACCCCGCGAGGTCGTAGCGGGCGTGGTGCTCGTAGGCCACCATCACCGAGAGGGGATGCACCCCCGGCTGCGCCATGAGGATGTCCGCCCCCCTTACCGGGTGCGCCTGCATCATCTCCCATTCCGGCGTGGTGAGGGGCCCGGACTTGTTGAGCAGGCTCTGCGGGATGGTGATCTTGCCCAGGTCGTGCAGGAGCGCGCCCGTGCCCAGGATCATCAGGGCGCTGCGGTCCAGGGGTAGCATTGAGCCCAGCGCCAGCGAGAGGATTAGCACGTTCACGGAATGGAAGGAGGTGTACTCGTCATAGCTCTTGATGGTCGCCAGACCAAGCACCGCGGAGCGGTTCTCCCCAACGCGGTTGAGCAGCACCCCCACCACGCGGTTGGCCTTGCTCACAGAGAGGCGGCGGTCGCTCATAACCTGGTCCGCCAGCTCGCGGATGACGTCCACTGCGTCGAAGTATTCCTCCCGCGCCGAGTGGCGTTCCTTCACCTCACGCGTCTTCTCCTCCCACGTGCCCGGCTCGTCCAGGATGATGCTGACTATCTCCTTCTCCTCCATGAGTTTCCTAAGCCCGCCCCTAGCCTCCAGCTCGTCACTCCCCAGGTTCAAGAGGTAGAGGAAATCGACGAACTCCCCGGGGGTGAGGCTGCCCAGGATGGTGACGCCGCCGGTGTCCTTGGCGAGCAGTTCCTTGATGAGCTGGTAATAGAGGACGCTCTCGCGGGGCATCAGCTTCTCCTCGAAGAAGAACTCCTCGCCGACTATGCGCAGCGAGAACTCCTCCTGCCATGCCATGTACTCCTTGAATGCGCGCAGAAAATCGGTGAAGGAACCGATGCAGATCTCATGGTTGGGGGGATAGAGGGAGGCGGACTTCTTCGCGGTGGAGAAGAGCTTGAGCACCTCCCGCGCTTTTTCCAACTTTCCCTTGGAATGGAAATAGGCCAGAGCCTCCTGCTTCCTGCCCGGGTCGTAGCTGTCGCCCTGCGTAGCCTGCTCGTTCATCTCTTCCTCTCCAGGTGCGGGAACTTCTCCGTCAACCGGCTCAGCGCCTGCGACGCGGCCTGGTTTACCTCCTGCCATTCGGCGCGGTTGAAACGCTTCTGCTTGACCTGATACTTCCTCAGCACTTCGTAGCTCTCGGGTGCCCTGATCTCGCCCAGGCTCATGACGATCTCCTTCTTCACCTGCAGGCTTTCCGCCCCCGGCTCCTTGTCCTCGAGCATCATCACCAGGCGGGGGGCCGCGCGCGCCTCCTCAAGCCTGCCCAGCCAGCGGATGCACAGGATGCGCGTTCTCTCGTCCTCGTCCCCGAGCCCCTGCATGAGCAGCTCGCACGATCCGTAGCCGCCGGTCAAACCAAGGGCCCGGATGGTCTCGGCCTTCACCTTGGGGTTTGGGTGGTAGAAGGTGCGCCTCAGGTAAGGGATGGTCTCCGGGGAGCGGATCTTGGCCATGATGGATACGATGTTGCGCACGAGGAACCAGCGCTCGTCGTCCACGTACGCGCCGAGCAGGGGGACGCGGTCGCGGCACATGTCGGTGAGGGCGTCGATGATGCACTTACGCACGGACATGTCCTCCTCGGCCCCCAGCGCTTCAACCATGGCGGAGACGCCGTCTTCTCCCAGCTCGCACATGTAGCGCTTGAGGCCTTCCAGCGCCCGGGGATCGTCGCGCCTGCTGCAGGCGATCTGGATGACCCGCCGCATGACCTTCTGGCTGGAGGCCTCTTCGAGCATACGCCTGAGGTCGGAGCGGAAGGGGTCTATTGCCGGGTCGCCGTTGTTCAGTATCCTGCGCGTGACCACCAGCACCGCCGCGGCCATGTTCAGCTCCGCTGACATGGCCAGGCCCCAGAAGTTCTGCTGCAGCTGCTCCACCACCTTCATCAGGTTGTCCATTCTGCCTCCCTGCTCGAGCAGGTCCAGGAGCATCGGCGTGGTGTCGGTGAGCAGGTCCGCGGCTGGATCGAAATGCGAGATCTGCCTGATCTCCTCCAGCTCGTCGGGACTGTATTCCCCCAGGATCGCTCCCACCTCCTCCAGGGTGGGCAACTGGTTGAAGGCCTGGACGTCCTTCTTGCCTCTTTCCGGCCCAATATCCATTTTGGCCAGCAGTTCAGGGGATATCTGTCCCATGTCCACCAGCTTGGCCCGGATCAGCCGCAGGGCGTGCCTGATCTCGCCCTCTCTGAACCCGATGGCCTTGAGTAGGCTTCCGGCCTTAGGGATGATCTCCGGCACCAGGGGGAGGAACGTGCTCAATACATCGGCTATCTCCTGTGCGTTGAACTGGTTGAGCATCCCCGGGCATACCGGCTCCTCGCGCAGCTTGGGCAGCAGGTGCTTGAGCAGGAGCAGGTTGCGCACGTCGATATCCAGGAAGAGCAGGGCTTCGGCCATGGAGCGCAGGCAGTCCTGCAAGCGCTCGCGATACCTGCGCTCTACGATCATGGCGGCGCTCTTAAGAAACGCGAAGGACGCGTCGGCCAACCCGTCCTTGCCCAGGGGCTGGCCCTCCTCGCCGCTGAGCATCATCAGCACCCGGGCAAGCTCCTCGGGGTCGAGCAGCAGCTTGAGGAGGTCCTTGACCTGCTCGGGATCGATGTCTTCGGTAAACTCCACGTCCTCCGGCACCGGCTCTAAGTCCATGCCGGCCTGCCTCTCAGCCTCCTGCTCCTCCTCGTCCACCCGCTGCGCCTCGCTCTCTACCACGGCGATGTTGTGGACCCCTTTTACCAGCAGGAAGGTCTCGGGCCCGCCAGCGGCGTCGATCACCTCGGTGCCGCTGACCAGGAGTTCCACCAGGGCTTCCGCCTCCTGGAAGGAGGCGCCGGCGGTCATTGAAATCTCCTGGATGTTGAGGGAACGTATGCGCGAGGCCAGCGCGCGCAGGCTCTCCATCCTCTGGCCGACCACCCACCTGTCGTAGATGAGGCGGTCCTTGCCCACCTTCACCGCCACGGTCGGCGTTATGCGCAACGAATCCTCCATCACGGCATGCAACAGGACGACCGCGTCGATGGCGGTGGGGTGCTCCGCGGGATAGAGCGAGCGGGATTTACAGGCGATGGAGAGGCGCGAGAAGATGTCGACAATGGACCTCAGTGCCCGCTCGTCATCACCGCTGATCTCCGCTGAGCCCTCCTGCTCCATGCTCTGAAGCTGGCCGTCTTCCATGTGAGCCCGTCCTCC
This genomic window contains:
- a CDS encoding AAA family ATPase, with amino-acid sequence MKYDMQYRKLRYWKIDMYYKRELPGSIEMALRGMPVVLVTGKRQAGKSTMLLPDPRLSSRRYLNLDDYAVMRSIQANPDAVLSDLAEVTIDEAQRVRELLMAVKGAYTLACCVELG
- a CDS encoding thiolase family protein, whose product is MREVVIVDAVRTAIGKRNGALSGIRSDELLGSLLNHLVNERVGIDPELIEDFVCGCVTQIGEQAMDVGRNAVLVGGLPISIPGVTLNRHCGSSQQAIVFAANTIAAGEMDVVLAGGIENMSRTPMGSDGMGDHLAHLGFGIGPKLFERFGGIVPQGMSAELIAEKWGLSRTELDEFGKRSNELAIAAMDAGLYDKEIMPVEVTDAEGNTFTFDRDEGPRRGVDLEKMATLKTPFKQDGVVTAGNSSQISDGASAVLLMSMDKCRELGLTPRARYVCTALTGEDPILMLTGPITATPKVLAKAGLTMKDIDVFEINEAFASVVLAWVKELDPPDLDKLNPWGGAIANGHPLGASGGKLTCTLLSELEHFGGRYGLQSMCMGMGMGIATIYERI
- a CDS encoding CoA-binding protein is translated as MGRYTVCGCYNYPAMERIFEAGSVAIVGVSERPGNLGLNILQNLIDWEYEGKVYCVNPRGGEALGYPLYTSVSELPEAVDLAVLIIPAPAVPGAVDECGRKGITRVAIPAGGFDEFGGGDGLRLRDELVRAARRHGIRFVGPNCLTAINSHIGLCLPFVPVPVEIPRGGISVIAQSGGIGLDFLARLKDDNAGFAKFISVGNKTDLDEVDYLEYMGRDPRTEVVCMYLEDVARGRELLRAARAVDKPILVYKANVEPLTRESAQSHTAALANDDAVLDGAFRQAGIIRVRRLAQLAGYAKAFSLPPLRGNRIALVSPTGGILVLASDQCARRGFEFPPLPPSLVEDIRSHLRAGVIDISNPVDLGDVHDADARAYIIDRLLEQDFIDGVIMLLIFRITGGKMMAGNIQGLNKNILPQLGEMMKKHDKPIVFSLLSTTEVRTETRRVTGFPIFNDAEEAVDAAAVLRDHTLRAGK
- a CDS encoding MFS transporter, with protein sequence MDRARKGIYYGWVVVGVAFLAMFVNYGVRSTQTVLIKGFSEDLGIGRAAASLPFTVSVLVYAFLAPVTGRLVDRYGPRWVMAGGALISAFGLWMCSRAGSLWVLAFFFGVVFGVGGNGIGLVPSNTSVAVWFRRRLGLALGVATMGIGFGTMILPRLTGVVQSSWDWRTSFQFLGYVALALTFPCLFLLRGGKGEVAEEEEPGGEAHPAPAAAAGGLTMREALRTPSFWLLFTGFVLIVIALYGVMVHQVPYATDRGVSKSWAEWSIVVYGATSICGRLFFGRLSDRTREKKNALYPACAVLFASITMLIFVREAWSLMVFAAVFGFGFAAYGPVIPAVCAEVFGKASMGAIFGAVTTGGALGGAAGPVITGFIFDRTGSYVGAWVLALACVVASTVLFARVRIIYR
- a CDS encoding alpha/beta hydrolase; protein product: MPEILSLDIGDAEIQYLHYAGDGPAVVMLHATGFLPWLWHPIARELAGDFRVVAPYFCDHRVFDPEEGGLSWLLLASDLTALIAGLGLTAPGIVGHSMGATVASMAEALRGPLASRMLLIEPILLPSGFYEVDLTVEQHPLASKSVRRRNSWRDGEEAREYLLGKDLFKNWDPEMLDLYLQHGLSEATGGKLTLACSPGREAALFMGGMVQDPWPLLEKISCPVLLVEGERSENRLVIDLGRAASVMPDADLKQVSGAGHLVPMEKPEETLALIRGFFR
- a CDS encoding HD-GYP domain-containing protein; protein product: MNEQATQGDSYDPGRKQEALAYFHSKGKLEKAREVLKLFSTAKKSASLYPPNHEICIGSFTDFLRAFKEYMAWQEEFSLRIVGEEFFFEEKLMPRESVLYYQLIKELLAKDTGGVTILGSLTPGEFVDFLYLLNLGSDELEARGGLRKLMEEKEIVSIILDEPGTWEEKTREVKERHSAREEYFDAVDVIRELADQVMSDRRLSVSKANRVVGVLLNRVGENRSAVLGLATIKSYDEYTSFHSVNVLILSLALGSMLPLDRSALMILGTGALLHDLGKITIPQSLLNKSGPLTTPEWEMMQAHPVRGADILMAQPGVHPLSVMVAYEHHARYDLAGYPKVSNKERIGLFSRIVEVCDVYDAMTSSRPYQKARTPDQAMRVLVKDMNAVFDPLMVKVFIDMMGMFPVGTLVRLATGEVGVIYEPGESDAMWPRVKVIRDPDGGEVEPRIVDLVYLKDKIGETGEAILEALHPEALGIDPLDFL
- a CDS encoding HEAT repeat domain-containing protein, encoding MEDGQLQSMEQEGSAEISGDDERALRSIVDIFSRLSIACKSRSLYPAEHPTAIDAVVLLHAVMEDSLRITPTVAVKVGKDRLIYDRWVVGQRMESLRALASRIRSLNIQEISMTAGASFQEAEALVELLVSGTEVIDAAGGPETFLLVKGVHNIAVVESEAQRVDEEEQEAERQAGMDLEPVPEDVEFTEDIDPEQVKDLLKLLLDPEELARVLMMLSGEEGQPLGKDGLADASFAFLKSAAMIVERRYRERLQDCLRSMAEALLFLDIDVRNLLLLKHLLPKLREEPVCPGMLNQFNAQEIADVLSTFLPLVPEIIPKAGSLLKAIGFREGEIRHALRLIRAKLVDMGQISPELLAKMDIGPERGKKDVQAFNQLPTLEEVGAILGEYSPDELEEIRQISHFDPAADLLTDTTPMLLDLLEQGGRMDNLMKVVEQLQQNFWGLAMSAELNMAAAVLVVTRRILNNGDPAIDPFRSDLRRMLEEASSQKVMRRVIQIACSRRDDPRALEGLKRYMCELGEDGVSAMVEALGAEEDMSVRKCIIDALTDMCRDRVPLLGAYVDDERWFLVRNIVSIMAKIRSPETIPYLRRTFYHPNPKVKAETIRALGLTGGYGSCELLMQGLGDEDERTRILCIRWLGRLEEARAAPRLVMMLEDKEPGAESLQVKKEIVMSLGEIRAPESYEVLRKYQVKQKRFNRAEWQEVNQAASQALSRLTEKFPHLERKR